A genomic segment from Triticum dicoccoides isolate Atlit2015 ecotype Zavitan chromosome 1A, WEW_v2.0, whole genome shotgun sequence encodes:
- the LOC119291034 gene encoding uncharacterized protein LOC119291034 isoform X1, giving the protein MLPAVPRNRIIGALKLDDNKLRKQEFIQRVDAVLEKHSGAGVDRIQFRAPFDNKHRDQIERWVNFATASKAKQIIFDFSTASDISRPCNFDLHLLDDSKSLSLRSIKLCSVSLKVPVGFKGFQNLKSTYLADTNITDDGLQHLMSNCSVLEFLGIAGCAMLTTLQISHPSNTLKHLHVYDCCLLQGMELNFGLVRLEYRGLPIVLSPPGTLLLTNMCIKLEGICTSLEYIFTKLRDNVPRLEVLNLKCQEYKMTTLPGKLHEFVYLKHLILELTFESCQRGKTDILQFACLLVAAPSLEKLEFHMWLRWGRERYRAEDGSLRSLPSQPHSHLRSVDITGFYGEKDRLELVLHILRDSVALESMKVDPSPVVAADVNRLGGLGSMHVPHFVDGYEVALEFLCSRDRRNVVHGASPDIIERARRGSSPLSPRNSSAKASWQRVKRVKRLSRPSSSRGAS; this is encoded by the exons ATGTTGCCAGCAGTTCCTCGTAATCGTATCATTGGAGCGCTAAAACTTGATGATAATAAACTGAGGAAGCAAGAGTTTATTCAGAGAGTTGATGCAGTCCTAGAGAAACACAGTGGTGCAGGGGTTGACAGGATTCAGTTTCGTGCTCCATTTGATAATAAGCATAGAGACCAGATAGAAAGATGGGTGAACTTTGCTACTGCCTCGAAGGCGAAGCAGATTATTTTCGATTTCTCGACCGCCAGCGACATAAGTCGGCCATGTAACTTCGATTTGCATCTTCTTGATGATAGTAAAAGTTTAAGCTTGCGGTCTATAAAACTCTGCTCTGTTTCTCTAAAGGTGCCCGTGGGATTCAAGGGTTTTCAGAACCTTAAATCGACTTACCTAGCAGACACAAATATTACTGATGATGGTCTTCAACATTTGATGTCCAACTGCAGTGTTCTAGAGTTCCTTGGAATTGCAGGTTGTGCAATGCTTACAACGTTGCAAATATCTCATCCTTCAAACACACTTAAGCATTTGCATGTATATGACTGCTGTttgcttcaagggatggagttaaaCTTTGGTCTGGTAAGACTTGAGTACAGAGGTCTGCCGATTGTGTTATCGCCTCCTGGAACCTTGCTTCTAACAAATATGTGCATAAAGTTGGAGGGTATTTGTACTTCTCTTGAATACATCTTCACCAAACTTCGTGATAATGTGCCTCGTCTCGAGGTTCTGAATCTAAAATGCCAGGAGTATAAG ATGACTACATTGCCAGGAAAGCTGCATGAGTTTGTTTATTTGAAGCACCTGATATTGGAGTTAACTTTTGAGAGCTGTCAGAGAGGGAAGACTGATATCCTTCAATTTGCCTGCCTTCTGGTTGCTGCTCCTTCCTTAGAAAAGCTTGAATTTCAT ATGTGGCTGCGCTGGGGTCGGGAACGGTATAGAGCCGAGGACGGGAGTCTCCGGAGCCTTCCTTCCCAGCCACACTCCCATCTCAGGTCGGTCGATATCACGGGGTTTTACGGCGAGAAGGACCGGCTGGAGCTTGTGCTCCACATCCTCAGAGATTCCGTTGCGCTGGAGTCGATGAAGGTAGATCCAAGCCCTGTGGTTGCTGCTGATGTTAACCGACTTGGGGGACTGGGGAGCATGCATGTTCCTCATTTTGTGGATGGCTATGAAGTCGCCCTTGAGTTCCTCTGCAGCAGAGACCGTCGCAATGTTGTCCATGGCGCGAGCCCCGatatcatcgagagggcccgacgtGGGTCTTCCCCCCTGAGTCCACGCAACAGTAGTGCAAAGGCATCCTGGCAACGTGTGAAGAGGGTGAAGCGATTGTCGCGGCCTTCCTCCAGCCGAGGAGCTTCCTGA
- the LOC119291034 gene encoding uncharacterized protein LOC119291034 isoform X2 produces the protein MSNCSVLEFLGIAGCAMLTTLQISHPSNTLKHLHVYDCCLLQGMELNFGLVRLEYRGLPIVLSPPGTLLLTNMCIKLEGICTSLEYIFTKLRDNVPRLEVLNLKCQEYKMTTLPGKLHEFVYLKHLILELTFESCQRGKTDILQFACLLVAAPSLEKLEFHMWLRWGRERYRAEDGSLRSLPSQPHSHLRSVDITGFYGEKDRLELVLHILRDSVALESMKVDPSPVVAADVNRLGGLGSMHVPHFVDGYEVALEFLCSRDRRNVVHGASPDIIERARRGSSPLSPRNSSAKASWQRVKRVKRLSRPSSSRGAS, from the exons ATGTCCAACTGCAGTGTTCTAGAGTTCCTTGGAATTGCAGGTTGTGCAATGCTTACAACGTTGCAAATATCTCATCCTTCAAACACACTTAAGCATTTGCATGTATATGACTGCTGTttgcttcaagggatggagttaaaCTTTGGTCTGGTAAGACTTGAGTACAGAGGTCTGCCGATTGTGTTATCGCCTCCTGGAACCTTGCTTCTAACAAATATGTGCATAAAGTTGGAGGGTATTTGTACTTCTCTTGAATACATCTTCACCAAACTTCGTGATAATGTGCCTCGTCTCGAGGTTCTGAATCTAAAATGCCAGGAGTATAAG ATGACTACATTGCCAGGAAAGCTGCATGAGTTTGTTTATTTGAAGCACCTGATATTGGAGTTAACTTTTGAGAGCTGTCAGAGAGGGAAGACTGATATCCTTCAATTTGCCTGCCTTCTGGTTGCTGCTCCTTCCTTAGAAAAGCTTGAATTTCAT ATGTGGCTGCGCTGGGGTCGGGAACGGTATAGAGCCGAGGACGGGAGTCTCCGGAGCCTTCCTTCCCAGCCACACTCCCATCTCAGGTCGGTCGATATCACGGGGTTTTACGGCGAGAAGGACCGGCTGGAGCTTGTGCTCCACATCCTCAGAGATTCCGTTGCGCTGGAGTCGATGAAGGTAGATCCAAGCCCTGTGGTTGCTGCTGATGTTAACCGACTTGGGGGACTGGGGAGCATGCATGTTCCTCATTTTGTGGATGGCTATGAAGTCGCCCTTGAGTTCCTCTGCAGCAGAGACCGTCGCAATGTTGTCCATGGCGCGAGCCCCGatatcatcgagagggcccgacgtGGGTCTTCCCCCCTGAGTCCACGCAACAGTAGTGCAAAGGCATCCTGGCAACGTGTGAAGAGGGTGAAGCGATTGTCGCGGCCTTCCTCCAGCCGAGGAGCTTCCTGA